A window from Candidatus Nitrospira neomarina encodes these proteins:
- a CDS encoding cytochrome ubiquinol oxidase subunit I, whose translation MTSSSFWIGFFSLAHITLASLGVGFMVLAPIAEGLGRSRPYFTDFAYLATRFTLVTYTTSIVLAVFMLELFIGLFPLTNSYLFNHFRYPLHLALIVFFIQVLCLYPYYHFWDRLRSKSITWHITLGTVAAVLILIWGGILDGIGSFMMTPVQGDNGWARLWNPTWVPLMVHRFFGNLVIAGYVMAAYAGWRLWNHSGQTKNDAYYLTLIKTGMAIGIVSLMIQPVSGFVFAQHIQNAQPDILQNLYEGQTVLLVIGQFTLLALLLLGSHLIFRSVHLERGHSYRAEVFYVLTIVLMVVLAPYPLYRRIVNFIVLFQTGWYLRYVFPVWMRGSTPSLNKPFIHFIAMALGLAALVLYLTMGTIREVARGPDTIHGIINNQMESTFRSQTFP comes from the coding sequence ATGACGAGTTCAAGCTTTTGGATCGGCTTTTTCAGTTTGGCCCATATTACCCTCGCGAGTCTTGGTGTGGGATTCATGGTTCTGGCTCCCATCGCGGAAGGATTGGGACGCAGTCGCCCTTATTTCACGGATTTTGCGTATCTGGCCACACGATTTACGCTGGTGACGTATACCACCAGCATCGTGTTGGCTGTCTTTATGCTGGAATTATTCATCGGACTTTTCCCTCTCACAAATAGCTACCTGTTTAACCACTTCCGCTATCCTTTGCATCTGGCTTTGATCGTGTTTTTCATTCAAGTGTTGTGCCTGTATCCCTATTATCATTTTTGGGATCGGCTTCGTTCGAAAAGTATCACCTGGCATATCACGTTGGGAACGGTCGCCGCCGTACTCATTCTGATATGGGGTGGAATTCTTGACGGGATCGGTTCATTTATGATGACTCCTGTTCAGGGCGATAATGGATGGGCAAGGCTCTGGAACCCGACATGGGTCCCCTTGATGGTCCATCGATTCTTTGGAAACCTGGTCATCGCCGGATATGTCATGGCGGCGTATGCCGGATGGCGTCTTTGGAACCATTCCGGTCAAACAAAGAATGATGCCTATTACCTCACACTCATCAAAACAGGCATGGCCATCGGCATTGTGAGCCTGATGATTCAGCCGGTCTCCGGTTTCGTCTTCGCGCAACACATACAGAATGCACAGCCGGATATTCTGCAGAACCTCTATGAAGGCCAAACGGTTCTGCTCGTGATAGGGCAATTTACCCTCCTGGCCCTACTCCTGTTAGGCAGCCATCTCATTTTTCGCTCGGTTCATCTGGAGCGGGGACATTCCTACCGGGCTGAGGTATTTTATGTGCTGACAATCGTGTTGATGGTCGTTCTGGCGCCGTATCCTTTGTATCGGCGTATCGTGAATTTTATCGTGCTGTTTCAAACGGGTTGGTACCTTCGGTATGTGTTTCCTGTTTGGATGCGTGGCTCAACGCCCTCACTCAACAAGCCGTTCATTCATTTCATCGCCATGGCCCTTGGTCTGGCCGCGCTGGTCCTCTATTTGACAATGGGAACCATCCGGGAAGTGGCAAGAGGACCCGATACCATTCATGGAATTATCAACAATCAGATGGAATCGACGTTTAGAAGCCAAACATTCCCATGA
- a CDS encoding c-type cytochrome, producing MLNHVDWNRSYRFLSWILLAGLFLWGCSEDMEEQPSFSHQEAPRVHSPPESSPNKTPFSLATSPLEQTNNPLDGARLFAINCAHCHGQQGMGDGPVAGYLPDLPPNLHASAVQQKPDEGLYTIVTHGEHVMPAFEPFLSQEERWALVAFLRTFSDHAPSASLLMQKRNPPS from the coding sequence ATGCTGAACCATGTTGATTGGAACCGCTCGTACCGTTTCCTGAGTTGGATTCTGTTGGCTGGACTATTTCTATGGGGATGCTCGGAAGATATGGAAGAACAACCGTCGTTTTCTCATCAAGAAGCTCCACGGGTACATTCACCGCCGGAAAGCTCTCCGAATAAGACGCCATTTTCCCTTGCGACATCTCCGCTGGAACAGACAAACAATCCGCTCGATGGCGCACGGCTCTTTGCAATCAATTGCGCCCATTGTCATGGACAACAGGGAATGGGTGACGGACCGGTTGCCGGGTATCTGCCGGACCTGCCGCCCAATCTTCACGCTTCGGCGGTACAACAGAAACCGGATGAGGGGCTGTATACCATTGTCACTCATGGAGAACATGTGATGCCCGCGTTTGAACCATTTCTTTCTCAGGAAGAAAGATGGGCCTTAGTGGCATTTCTTCGGACTTTTTCGGATCATGCGCCATCCGCCAGTCTCTTGATGCAGAAACGGAATCCGCCGAGTTAA
- a CDS encoding CBS domain-containing protein, giving the protein MIVKDIMTPVAEVLNGYEYLDRAVLSMKRLGLSRLPVVDHNRIVGILTHQNIDIESTLGGWDLTETQVRNAMMAGDMTCSEYLTVDEMTRLLKRMQKSCLVVLNNEGHAVGIVSEENISGSSV; this is encoded by the coding sequence ATGATCGTCAAGGATATTATGACCCCCGTGGCAGAGGTCTTAAACGGCTATGAATATTTAGATCGGGCCGTCCTGTCTATGAAACGACTCGGTTTAAGCCGTTTGCCTGTCGTTGATCACAACCGGATCGTGGGAATTCTCACTCACCAGAACATTGATATAGAAAGTACTCTTGGTGGTTGGGATCTCACGGAGACTCAGGTTCGAAATGCCATGATGGCCGGAGACATGACCTGTTCCGAATATCTCACGGTCGATGAGATGACCCGACTTCTGAAACGAATGCAGAAGAGTTGTCTGGTCGTATTAAATAATGAGGGGCACGCTGTCGGGATTGTTTCGGAGGAAAATATTTCAGGAAGTTCGGTTTAA
- the nrfD gene encoding NrfD/PsrC family molybdoenzyme membrane anchor subunit → MTDRPTVWEEMPKINRDLLSPLQTTTWTYYLWVGVLSCFVAAGAGAWTYQIQTGIGQTDLHHPIFWGSYIASFVFWIGVSHSGTFISGVLRLTNAEWRRPITRIAELMTVVALLVTALFVFYHLGRVWRFYYLIPYPNQRELWPNFRSPLMWDATAIFTYATASTIYIYLPLIPDFALARDRIHGWRKTVYRWLAIGWHGSQAQWRTLEMAIRIITPLIVMVMISVHSIVGFDFSMALVPAWHSTIFAPYFVVGAVHSGLAMVLIGLYVLRKVYHLQNYVRTEHFEKLGKLLLVTTLVLAYMYFAEQLTIWYGKVPDHIAVQNSLLYGAYAVPFWFMVSCIYVVPLLTLVWPRFRQWPVGLMMVGLIINLGMYIERMLIIVPPLAHPRLSFQWDEYFPSLIELAILVGTLALALLLYSLAVKFVPVISIWEEKLGKKHAQEH, encoded by the coding sequence ATGACCGACCGACCAACGGTGTGGGAGGAAATGCCCAAGATCAACCGGGACCTTCTCTCGCCGCTTCAGACCACGACCTGGACCTATTATCTCTGGGTAGGCGTGCTGTCCTGCTTTGTCGCAGCGGGCGCAGGAGCCTGGACCTACCAAATTCAAACCGGAATCGGACAAACCGATTTGCATCATCCCATTTTCTGGGGTTCCTATATTGCCTCGTTCGTTTTCTGGATCGGCGTCAGCCATTCCGGAACGTTTATTTCCGGTGTCTTGCGGTTAACCAATGCGGAATGGCGTCGCCCTATCACGCGCATAGCTGAGCTCATGACCGTTGTGGCCCTTCTCGTCACCGCGTTATTCGTGTTCTATCACCTGGGTCGGGTCTGGCGGTTTTATTACCTGATTCCATACCCCAATCAACGGGAACTCTGGCCGAACTTTCGATCTCCGCTGATGTGGGATGCGACAGCCATTTTTACGTATGCGACGGCAAGCACCATCTATATTTATCTGCCCTTAATTCCCGACTTTGCGCTGGCCCGGGATCGAATTCACGGTTGGAGAAAAACGGTGTATCGCTGGTTGGCGATCGGATGGCATGGATCTCAAGCGCAGTGGCGCACATTGGAAATGGCCATACGCATTATCACGCCCCTGATCGTGATGGTCATGATTTCGGTGCATTCCATTGTTGGTTTTGATTTCAGCATGGCTCTCGTGCCGGCATGGCATTCGACTATTTTCGCTCCCTATTTTGTGGTCGGCGCGGTGCATTCAGGCCTCGCGATGGTGTTGATTGGTCTCTACGTTCTGCGGAAAGTGTATCATTTGCAAAATTATGTTCGAACCGAACATTTTGAGAAACTCGGGAAATTGTTGCTCGTCACGACCCTGGTCCTGGCCTATATGTATTTTGCTGAGCAGTTAACGATCTGGTATGGCAAGGTGCCGGATCATATTGCCGTGCAGAATTCTCTCCTCTACGGAGCCTATGCCGTCCCGTTCTGGTTCATGGTGAGTTGTATTTATGTCGTTCCTCTGCTAACGCTGGTATGGCCTCGTTTTCGACAATGGCCGGTAGGACTCATGATGGTGGGGTTGATCATCAATCTCGGTATGTATATAGAGCGCATGCTGATCATTGTCCCTCCCCTCGCCCATCCGAGACTGTCATTTCAGTGGGATGAGTATTTCCCTTCGCTGATCGAACTCGCCATTCTGGTTGGAACGTTGGCCCTGGCTCTCTTGTTGTATTCCCTTGCGGTGAAATTCGTTCCGGTGATTTCAATCTGGGAAGAAAAACTGGGAAAAAAACATGCCCAAGAACACTGA
- a CDS encoding cytochrome ubiquinol oxidase subunit I, whose amino-acid sequence MTLEPLEISLTVGRVAIAASALTHSLFATFIVGSSLIGAVTATFSYVTEKEWFHRLAKLIAFALVISTASISFFGVVLVFALNIYWPQFWHRLFHIMFWPFLGEAALFLGEAIFAYAWYYLWEWGRHGWRQKVHLAFIWLAAGCALSAMFMIDITASYMLTPDPIHSAWENVFNPTMIHLDLHRWFGNLTWAGFALGGICAVRYLKSTTDTDRNFFQKGGSYCFVIGYGALLVMPVVGYQYLLHLRYGQPQAFYTVMLGERSWLFDVVALLYGLLILVGSLYVMQMVRSQSKPPPSFIGFIPLSLTVIVIAAMMLAMPYQLQHIPLLNRLTDQEINSLGKMQPYKYFALSSLVVFGFGHWLYSLRVFGRMPPATVSRSASEAPRRMAGMLVTLAGLTVIILLAMGWVRESARAVNGYLIYGEMRLEDEKSTYQASPSDNGTFPQKIPYDSFEQ is encoded by the coding sequence ATGACTCTTGAGCCACTGGAAATTTCTCTTACCGTCGGGCGTGTGGCCATTGCCGCTTCTGCCCTGACTCATAGTTTATTTGCCACCTTCATTGTGGGTTCATCCTTGATCGGAGCCGTGACGGCAACATTCAGCTATGTCACGGAAAAAGAATGGTTCCACCGGTTGGCCAAGCTGATTGCATTTGCATTGGTGATTTCCACTGCGAGCATTTCATTCTTTGGCGTCGTTCTGGTGTTTGCTCTGAACATCTATTGGCCTCAATTCTGGCACCGTCTGTTTCACATCATGTTTTGGCCGTTTTTGGGAGAGGCCGCATTGTTTTTGGGAGAAGCGATTTTTGCCTATGCCTGGTATTACCTTTGGGAGTGGGGACGGCATGGGTGGAGACAAAAGGTGCACTTGGCCTTTATATGGCTTGCCGCAGGCTGTGCCTTAAGTGCCATGTTTATGATCGATATTACCGCTTCCTATATGCTGACGCCGGATCCCATTCATTCGGCATGGGAGAATGTGTTCAATCCCACGATGATTCATTTGGATCTTCACCGGTGGTTTGGCAATCTGACGTGGGCGGGCTTTGCCCTTGGTGGGATCTGTGCCGTACGTTATCTGAAATCTACAACCGATACAGATCGCAACTTTTTCCAAAAGGGAGGAAGTTACTGTTTTGTCATTGGCTATGGAGCTCTGCTGGTCATGCCGGTGGTGGGGTATCAATATTTGCTTCATTTGCGATATGGACAACCCCAGGCCTTTTATACCGTGATGCTAGGAGAACGTTCGTGGCTTTTTGATGTCGTGGCGTTATTGTATGGATTATTAATACTGGTCGGTTCTCTGTATGTCATGCAGATGGTTCGGTCCCAGTCAAAACCGCCTCCATCTTTCATCGGATTCATCCCATTGTCACTCACGGTCATCGTGATCGCCGCAATGATGTTGGCGATGCCCTATCAATTGCAGCATATCCCTCTTCTTAATCGGTTGACCGATCAGGAAATTAATTCTTTGGGGAAGATGCAACCGTATAAATATTTTGCGCTTTCAAGCCTTGTGGTCTTTGGATTCGGACATTGGCTGTACTCTTTGCGGGTGTTTGGGCGAATGCCCCCCGCCACCGTTTCGAGATCCGCGTCAGAAGCTCCGCGAAGGATGGCGGGTATGTTGGTGACGTTGGCAGGGTTGACGGTGATCATTCTCTTAGCCATGGGATGGGTACGCGAATCCGCACGAGCAGTCAACGGGTACCTCATTTATGGTGAGATGCGGTTGGAGGACGAAAAATCAACGTATCAAGCCTCCCCTTCCGACAATGGAACTTTTCCCCAAAAGATTCCTTACGATTCCTTTGAGCAATGA
- a CDS encoding quinol:electron acceptor oxidoreductase subunit ActD has product MPKNTETADRQVVLGLFDPAISLPPVLDQLRRQGIPDILMEILSPLPLESSLLNKPVRIPLHRLTIIGGIVGIGIGLFFAAGTALLYPLMTGGKPIVSIPIVGIISYETMMLMAIVVTFFAAAIKIAFVQQSGLRNDPRIDEGSVGLSIQVGNDTTKAHSIFRLLQKAGASEVEILTIAGN; this is encoded by the coding sequence ATGCCCAAGAACACTGAGACGGCAGACAGACAGGTGGTGCTGGGATTATTCGATCCGGCGATTTCTCTCCCTCCTGTGCTTGATCAATTACGACGCCAGGGCATTCCCGATATCCTTATGGAAATTCTCTCCCCTCTTCCGCTGGAATCCTCGCTGCTCAATAAACCGGTTCGCATTCCGCTCCATCGCCTGACCATTATCGGAGGGATTGTGGGAATTGGAATCGGCCTTTTTTTCGCCGCAGGAACCGCGCTGTTGTATCCCTTAATGACGGGCGGAAAACCCATTGTGAGTATTCCGATAGTAGGAATTATCTCTTATGAAACTATGATGCTGATGGCAATTGTCGTGACCTTTTTTGCGGCGGCGATCAAAATTGCCTTCGTGCAACAGTCGGGCCTTCGAAATGATCCGCGCATTGATGAGGGGTCGGTAGGTCTATCAATACAGGTTGGGAACGACACAACCAAGGCTCACTCTATTTTCCGCCTGCTTCAAAAAGCCGGGGCTTCTGAAGTGGAAATCCTGACCATAGCGGGTAACTGA
- the mgtE gene encoding magnesium transporter — protein MELSTVEELIAQQKWTELRELLNGLPLPEVAEALSNTPKAARVLVFNFLSRTDSGELFSYLTPEIQASLLTELTDREAGELLAKLRPDDRTGVLEELPALAISHLLTLLGPEDRQEAEQLLGYPDESVGRLMTPDYVSVLPAWSIQRALTHIRWKGSDCETISTIYITDENGKLLDALELHQFVLADPLETVESIMDQSFTSLSAWDDREEAVRMMQKYDLFALPVVDTNGTLLGIVTADDVLDVAEEEATEDIQKGAAVEPLKTSYRESGIWMLYRKRIPWLMALILVNLTASSVIAVYEEILASTLVLTFFIPMLMGSGGNTGAQAAMLMVRSLAIEDLKASQWLNTAWKELAVGSTLGLTMGIGAGCIGYAWGGIVVGVGVGLAMVAVVVVSNLLGVLFPVLLTKLDIDPAVASSPMVTSTTDVTSLILYFSIVRLVIDKLQGVGM, from the coding sequence ATGGAGCTATCTACGGTAGAGGAGTTGATTGCACAACAAAAGTGGACTGAATTGCGAGAGCTGTTGAACGGCCTTCCGCTTCCAGAGGTAGCTGAGGCCCTGTCGAATACCCCCAAAGCGGCCCGCGTCCTCGTATTCAATTTCCTTTCTCGTACTGATTCCGGTGAACTGTTTTCATACCTGACGCCGGAAATTCAAGCTTCGTTATTGACCGAACTCACCGACAGGGAAGCGGGTGAATTGTTGGCCAAACTGAGGCCTGACGATCGGACAGGAGTGCTAGAGGAATTGCCCGCCCTCGCCATCAGCCACTTACTCACCCTTTTAGGTCCTGAAGACCGGCAGGAAGCAGAACAGCTCTTGGGGTATCCCGATGAAAGTGTCGGTCGATTAATGACTCCCGACTATGTATCTGTGCTTCCCGCCTGGAGCATCCAACGAGCCCTGACCCATATACGGTGGAAAGGCAGTGATTGCGAGACAATTTCTACCATCTATATCACAGATGAAAATGGGAAATTATTAGATGCGTTAGAGTTACACCAATTTGTATTAGCCGATCCTTTGGAGACAGTCGAGAGCATCATGGACCAATCCTTTACCTCACTCTCGGCCTGGGACGATCGGGAGGAAGCCGTCCGCATGATGCAAAAATATGATCTGTTTGCCCTTCCTGTCGTTGACACCAACGGCACCCTACTCGGAATCGTGACGGCCGATGATGTGTTGGATGTGGCCGAAGAAGAAGCCACGGAAGACATTCAAAAAGGAGCAGCCGTCGAACCGTTGAAAACCAGTTACCGGGAATCGGGCATATGGATGCTCTATCGCAAACGCATTCCCTGGCTGATGGCATTAATTCTGGTCAATCTCACTGCTTCCAGTGTCATCGCCGTGTATGAGGAAATCCTAGCTTCCACACTCGTCTTAACATTCTTTATTCCCATGTTAATGGGAAGCGGGGGGAACACCGGCGCACAAGCCGCCATGCTGATGGTTCGATCCCTGGCCATTGAGGACCTGAAAGCCTCACAATGGTTGAACACAGCCTGGAAAGAGCTAGCCGTAGGGAGCACTCTGGGCTTAACAATGGGAATCGGTGCGGGTTGTATCGGTTATGCATGGGGAGGGATAGTTGTGGGCGTCGGTGTGGGATTAGCAATGGTTGCCGTCGTTGTAGTCTCCAATCTCCTCGGAGTATTATTTCCTGTCCTCTTGACCAAATTAGATATCGACCCTGCCGTCGCTAGTAGCCCCATGGTCACATCTACCACGGATGTGACGAGTCTTATCCTATATTTTTCTATTGTCCGGTTGGTAATCGATAAACTGCAAGGAGTGGGAATGTAA
- a CDS encoding CreA family protein yields MLKFFLKVLFFSALIVPSSYAEEIGSVDTKFNFLGPDHKIVIEAFDDPKIEGVTCHLSRAKTGGLKGMVGVAEDTSDASIACRQVGPIRIVGELEEGEKVFHESRSLIFKKLQVVRFFDKKRQTFIYLVYSDKVIEGSPKNSISTVPISSWSNPQQR; encoded by the coding sequence ATGCTGAAATTTTTCTTAAAGGTTCTGTTCTTTTCCGCTCTGATCGTCCCTTCGAGTTATGCGGAGGAAATCGGAAGTGTGGATACAAAATTCAATTTTTTGGGTCCTGATCACAAAATTGTGATTGAAGCATTTGATGATCCCAAGATTGAAGGAGTCACCTGCCATCTGAGTCGAGCGAAGACAGGAGGATTGAAAGGCATGGTTGGTGTCGCTGAGGACACTTCAGATGCCTCAATTGCCTGCCGCCAGGTCGGTCCCATTCGCATTGTTGGTGAGCTTGAAGAAGGAGAGAAGGTGTTTCACGAGAGTCGATCACTGATTTTTAAAAAACTGCAGGTGGTCCGATTCTTTGACAAGAAGCGTCAGACATTCATCTATCTCGTATACAGCGATAAAGTGATCGAAGGCTCACCCAAAAATTCGATCTCGACCGTGCCGATCAGTTCGTGGTCAAATCCACAACAACGATAA
- a CDS encoding 4Fe-4S dicluster domain-containing protein: MSQDPQATNEYSKQAASPYKWEMVVDLDRCSGCEACVVACHAENNIRISGEEEAAEGRAINWIRIERYWEGDYPNVKAKFLPVMCQHCDDAPCEPVCPVYASYHTPEGLNAQVYNRCIGVRYCGNNCPYVARQFNWFDPSWDEPLAEQLNPDVSVRSGGVMEKCTFCVQRIRSGKEAAHKEGRRVRDGEITPACVQSCPTSALIFGDQNDPDSRVSHLKKSRRGFHLMESLGTHPAVTYLRRLSE, translated from the coding sequence ATGAGTCAAGATCCTCAAGCAACAAATGAATACTCAAAACAGGCGGCATCCCCCTATAAGTGGGAAATGGTCGTCGATCTGGACCGGTGCTCCGGATGTGAAGCCTGTGTGGTGGCGTGTCATGCCGAAAACAATATCCGCATTTCCGGGGAGGAGGAAGCGGCCGAAGGGCGAGCGATCAATTGGATTCGCATTGAGCGATATTGGGAAGGAGACTATCCCAACGTCAAAGCCAAATTCCTTCCGGTCATGTGCCAGCATTGTGACGATGCTCCATGCGAACCCGTCTGTCCCGTCTATGCTTCGTATCACACCCCTGAGGGTTTAAATGCTCAGGTCTATAATCGTTGTATCGGTGTTCGATACTGCGGGAATAACTGTCCCTATGTCGCCCGTCAATTCAATTGGTTCGACCCCAGTTGGGACGAGCCGTTGGCGGAGCAGTTGAATCCGGATGTGTCCGTTCGATCCGGTGGTGTGATGGAAAAATGCACGTTTTGCGTGCAACGAATTCGAAGTGGAAAGGAAGCGGCTCATAAAGAAGGCCGCCGGGTCAGGGATGGAGAAATCACACCCGCCTGTGTGCAATCCTGCCCCACATCCGCCCTGATATTTGGTGATCAGAATGATCCCGACAGCCGGGTGTCTCACTTGAAGAAGAGCCGGAGGGGATTTCATCTGATGGAATCTCTGGGTACGCATCCGGCCGTGACGTATTTGCGGAGGCTGTCGGAATGA